In Eulemur rufifrons isolate Redbay chromosome 3, OSU_ERuf_1, whole genome shotgun sequence, a single window of DNA contains:
- the LYSMD4 gene encoding lysM and putative peptidoglycan-binding domain-containing protein 4 isoform X2 produces the protein MAVGTRGTPLRKSHTVWFCDPGARNCRRAVPTTLSSQEQATWCCCSGSWPRRTASTSWLCSMAANTFYFRPNGAEDARQIYPRFLWLRVINNGQVADIKKVNNFIREQDLYALKSIKIPVKNHGILTETHKELKPLPSPSSETTVTVELPDPDRAAAGPDAGPSQLTDFFKGIDQNIERAVQSEIFMRESCCVETSNQPLLPAPPKTRTNGADCGIQWWNAVFIMLLIGVVLPVFYLIYFKIQATSETPDSLNTTVIPSGSVAVGPVPAQAPRLVIPVPTVTSSDGQFSPTTHAGD, from the exons ATGGCAGTGGGGACTCGGGGGACTCCTCTGAGGAAGAGTCACACCGTGTGGTTCTGCGACCCCGGGGCAAGGAACTGCAGAAGAGCGGTGCCCACCACCCTCAGCAGCCAGGAGCAGGCGACGTGGTGCTGCTGCAGCGGGAGCTGGCCCAGGAGGACAGCCTCAACAAGCTGGCTCTGCAGTATGGCTGCAAA cacattttattttagacCCAATGGGGCTGAAGATGCCAGGCAGATTTACCCAAGATTTCTTTGGC TCAGAGTGATTAACAATGGCCAA GTTGCAGATATCAAGAAAGTCAACAACTTCATCAGAGAACAGGACTTGTACGCTTTGAAATCTATTAAGATTCCCGTGAAAAACCACGGGATCCTAACAGAGACCCACAAAGAACTAAAACCCCTCCCGAGCCCATCTTCAGAGACCACAGTGACCGTGGAACTGCCGGATCCAGACAGAGCAGCTGCAGGCCCCGATGCCGGCCCCAGCCAGCTGACGGATTTCTTTAAGGGAATTGACCAGAATATCGAGCGTGCGGTGCAGTCAGAAATCTTTATGCGAGAAAGCTGCTGTGTGGAGACCTCCAATCAGCCgctgctcccagcccctccaAAGACACGGACAAATGGTGCAGACTGTGGAATTCAGTGGTGGAATGCGGTTTTTATCATGCTTCTAATTGGGGTCGTTTTGCCagtcttttatttaatttattttaaaatacaagctACTAGTGAGACCCCTGATAGCTTGAACACAACCGTCATCCCCAGTGGCTCAGTGGCAGTGGGTCCAGTTCCAGCGCAAGCCCCCAGATTAGTGATTCCAGTACCGACTGTCACCTCTTCAGATGGCCAGTTCAGTCCGACCACACACGCAGGGGACTAA
- the LYSMD4 gene encoding lysM and putative peptidoglycan-binding domain-containing protein 4 isoform X3 yields MAVGTRGTPLRKSHTVWFCDPGARNCRRAVPTTLSSQEQATWCCCSGSWPRRTASTSWLCSMAAKPNGAEDARQIYPRFLWLRVINNGQVADIKKVNNFIREQDLYALKSIKIPVKNHGILTETHKELKPLPSPSSETTVTVELPDPDRAAAGPDAGPSQLTDFFKGIDQNIERAVQSEIFMRESCCVETSNQPLLPAPPKTRTNGADCGIQWWNAVFIMLLIGVVLPVFYLIYFKIQATSETPDSLNTTVIPSGSVAVGPVPAQAPRLVIPVPTVTSSDGQFSPTTHAGD; encoded by the exons ATGGCAGTGGGGACTCGGGGGACTCCTCTGAGGAAGAGTCACACCGTGTGGTTCTGCGACCCCGGGGCAAGGAACTGCAGAAGAGCGGTGCCCACCACCCTCAGCAGCCAGGAGCAGGCGACGTGGTGCTGCTGCAGCGGGAGCTGGCCCAGGAGGACAGCCTCAACAAGCTGGCTCTGCAGTATGGCTGCAAA acCCAATGGGGCTGAAGATGCCAGGCAGATTTACCCAAGATTTCTTTGGC TCAGAGTGATTAACAATGGCCAA GTTGCAGATATCAAGAAAGTCAACAACTTCATCAGAGAACAGGACTTGTACGCTTTGAAATCTATTAAGATTCCCGTGAAAAACCACGGGATCCTAACAGAGACCCACAAAGAACTAAAACCCCTCCCGAGCCCATCTTCAGAGACCACAGTGACCGTGGAACTGCCGGATCCAGACAGAGCAGCTGCAGGCCCCGATGCCGGCCCCAGCCAGCTGACGGATTTCTTTAAGGGAATTGACCAGAATATCGAGCGTGCGGTGCAGTCAGAAATCTTTATGCGAGAAAGCTGCTGTGTGGAGACCTCCAATCAGCCgctgctcccagcccctccaAAGACACGGACAAATGGTGCAGACTGTGGAATTCAGTGGTGGAATGCGGTTTTTATCATGCTTCTAATTGGGGTCGTTTTGCCagtcttttatttaatttattttaaaatacaagctACTAGTGAGACCCCTGATAGCTTGAACACAACCGTCATCCCCAGTGGCTCAGTGGCAGTGGGTCCAGTTCCAGCGCAAGCCCCCAGATTAGTGATTCCAGTACCGACTGTCACCTCTTCAGATGGCCAGTTCAGTCCGACCACACACGCAGGGGACTAA
- the LYSMD4 gene encoding lysM and putative peptidoglycan-binding domain-containing protein 4 isoform X1 encodes MRQKEVLTKTFQGPAVVCRTPTSHVYVFKNGSGDSGDSSEEESHRVVLRPRGKELQKSGAHHPQQPGAGDVVLLQRELAQEDSLNKLALQYGCKVADIKKVNNFIREQDLYALKSIKIPVKNHGILTETHKELKPLPSPSSETTVTVELPDPDRAAAGPDAGPSQLTDFFKGIDQNIERAVQSEIFMRESCCVETSNQPLLPAPPKTRTNGADCGIQWWNAVFIMLLIGVVLPVFYLIYFKIQATSETPDSLNTTVIPSGSVAVGPVPAQAPRLVIPVPTVTSSDGQFSPTTHAGD; translated from the exons atgaggCAGAAGGAAGTGTTAACCAAGACCTTCCAAGGCCCAGCTGTTGTCTGCAGGACTCCGACCAGCCATGTTTACGTGTTTAAGAATGGCAGTGGGGACTCGGGGGACTCCTCTGAGGAAGAGTCACACCGTGTGGTTCTGCGACCCCGGGGCAAGGAACTGCAGAAGAGCGGTGCCCACCACCCTCAGCAGCCAGGAGCAGGCGACGTGGTGCTGCTGCAGCGGGAGCTGGCCCAGGAGGACAGCCTCAACAAGCTGGCTCTGCAGTATGGCTGCAAA GTTGCAGATATCAAGAAAGTCAACAACTTCATCAGAGAACAGGACTTGTACGCTTTGAAATCTATTAAGATTCCCGTGAAAAACCACGGGATCCTAACAGAGACCCACAAAGAACTAAAACCCCTCCCGAGCCCATCTTCAGAGACCACAGTGACCGTGGAACTGCCGGATCCAGACAGAGCAGCTGCAGGCCCCGATGCCGGCCCCAGCCAGCTGACGGATTTCTTTAAGGGAATTGACCAGAATATCGAGCGTGCGGTGCAGTCAGAAATCTTTATGCGAGAAAGCTGCTGTGTGGAGACCTCCAATCAGCCgctgctcccagcccctccaAAGACACGGACAAATGGTGCAGACTGTGGAATTCAGTGGTGGAATGCGGTTTTTATCATGCTTCTAATTGGGGTCGTTTTGCCagtcttttatttaatttattttaaaatacaagctACTAGTGAGACCCCTGATAGCTTGAACACAACCGTCATCCCCAGTGGCTCAGTGGCAGTGGGTCCAGTTCCAGCGCAAGCCCCCAGATTAGTGATTCCAGTACCGACTGTCACCTCTTCAGATGGCCAGTTCAGTCCGACCACACACGCAGGGGACTAA